The DNA segment AAATGGCTCGCTTCCCGTGGTCTGtcgtttgcagcgtagcagagaccctccttcaaaaaatgaaaggcaagaagaaaaaataccttgctaagccgggatcaagaagaccacaagtggtcccctatatacaccgaatggcgcacagtttgaagaaggttgctggccggttcgacGTTCCTGTCGTTTTCTCCGCCCCCAAAAAGCTGGGCGGGTTATGCTCGCGGAtcggccagaagaagaaagccccgtgtgaaaagaggcacggcaagcaattcgtttcctgtgctgtcggagtggtttatgaaatcccactgacgtgtggaagggtctatataggccagacgggtcgctgcattaatGACAAGGCACGGGACCATGAGAAAACGTTAGAAAGCGGAGGCGGGTCAAATTTTCCTCCCCATTGTAGAGACTGCAAGTGTGAGCCGGTGCTTAACGAAATTAGGATTCTGGGCAcgagtcgcgatcaggtggcgcgcgaaatacttgaggcctttatgataaaaaagaaaggaagcagatgtgtcagcgacgcctcggtattcctccgtagaaatgaagtctccttcctagacagttttttgtgacgtcatgttctgtgctgcttttcagcctagcatttctagcggccgtctgctgtttgtttaggtgggttgttaattgttttattggttttatctttctttttctgtctgcttttgcttcatatgtttgactctgcttttgctacgattgttattggtttttcacttttatattttgttttttggttgctgactgcttttgcttctcctgtatgactctgctgttgctacgattgtttgccactgcttttgctaagaggtggcccttttgtttcgtttttcaaTTCCTTTGATCAGAGACATCTGTcagtctaatctgcagtatatagtctgttaacctgatgtagcggcttttcataccacgtgctgggttcgaagtgataatgagatgagtatcatgcttgagcggaactgtttatATATTccacctttccatagaataaacagttggtagtgtgcgcatgtggtgcctctttcttgtctgtgtcctgatttgcgcagccgttcatttcatcatgaactccattgacatgcttcatctccctctgagagtgcgtagttttgtccaatcatttttggaaggcagaaaatttgcaatacgcctcagcggcgaagcggtcggatcatttgttcctctcggtggcgtgccccagggatcagtattgtcgccgacgttatttaatattgctttcatcccgctggcttggtgCGTACATGACATCCGTGGCATAAAATTTCACAGTGCTTCTCTGTTGTAAGGTTGCCGTCTGTCCTGTGCAACACGCTATGTTCGTCTTTGGAAATAGCGCCCCATACATTGACGGCGCATCACCCGCTGAAAGGGATCTCCTGCGCATAGTGGTGGCCGTACCTTGCGTTGTCTGAGCGCCAGACGCGACTTTTTACATCTCAAACAGTTGAAAAAGTTGACTCGTCACTGAGCATGCCTTCCTCGCACTGGTCTACGCCCCAAGGGGCATGTTCACTGGCGAACAACAGGTGCACAGTTTTGTTTCTGGTTTACAGAAGGGTTTTTGCGCCGCCATGCGGCTGTAGAGACCACCTACCGCAAGCCGCCGTTTCAGTGCGGATACGCCGGCGACACACCGGCAATATCACCAATTTCTGTGGCAGTTCCGGATGGCATTACATGTGCGGCAGAATCACCTCGCCTTCGGAGCTTTCGGTTACCCTCGGTCGACGGGCATGCATGAGGAGCATCAGCGATTCGTCCATCTTCTTTATATGGTTGTATACTTCGGTTTACGGTGTGCGTTGACCGTCCCACCAGTTCCGCAATTTGTCTTTGCGAATACTGCTGCATGCAAAGCTCGACTATACGCACCCGTTCGTCGCTAGGCACCCTGGACATGGCGGTGGCACCGACGCAGGAAAGCGTCGACGATTACTGGAGCGTGGCGTGCACCGCACACATCTGCAACAAGTAGCAATTCGGAGCAGGCGGCTGCTGCAGACTGCCACATGTGTAATGTCATCCTTATCCCAGCATGAATATGTTTAAAAATTTCATTACACAAATATTGCTAGTTCTTCTTAAAGGTAAAATGTTTTATACGCGCAATGTGTAGTGGCATCGCAgagtgggctaggagacagcgaaagcggcagcatgctgatccgcttcttgttcttcacgcagttctgcgcctgcctcgctggtgccttcgtcaggactacagcggcgccttgtttccttgcgctacggacttcagttccatcgccatcaccaatcctacacgtggatgacctctgtgcgagcgtggactgccctacctttcctgtaaaagacagcacgggtgttccctccactgcgcaacctggccgagcatctcccttcgacgatgtcatcttcgatctaccggtcatgttaaagccaagttctgtgatgtcacccacggatcgtataaaagcaatgcctacacagcggtctgccagtgggctaggagacagcggaagcggcagcatgctgatccgcttcttattcttcacgcaggtACGTTTTCTTGAAAACGCACGTTGCGTCCGCTCTGATGACAGATTTTTGATGCTGTTTCCTCGCCCACACAATCGCGGTTTTCGTTATGTGTCTGTATCGTTGTATTCACAGCTTGTTTACTGCATTGCTAGTGTTCTCTTAAGCGGAGATGTGGAAACTAATCCTGGACCCTCTCACAGCAATCCCGGTTCAAATCCAGGCACACATTCTACATCTTCTTCCGTTAATGTTCAAGTAGCAAGCACTGATGACGCTTGCTCCACTTCCGATCAGCCAGCTATTAATGAAATGCTTGCCGAATTGCTTGCGGGCCAGAGAAAAATGGCCGAAGATATTGCAGATATAAAACGTTTCCAGCAGAGAGTGAACTCTCGTTTTGAGGCACTTGAATCACGAGTCTTTGCTCTTGAGTCAAGCTCGCCGACCTCGAACGGCGACGCAAGCGACGGGGCCGTGCAACGCCAGTTGAATTCGTTGTATGAGGTTGTTAGCAAGCTTGCTTCAAGAAATGATGAGCTGGAAAACCGTTCTCGCAGAAACAATCTTATATTTCACGGTCttgatgaagaagatgaagaaactAACAAAGCTCTGTTCATTGCGGTGACTAAGGTATTCATCGACAACCTTCAGTTGGATTGTCCTAAAATAGAAAGGTATCATCGGCTAGGTAGAAAGCAGGAAGGGGGCCCTCGACCTGTCATCGTTAAGCTACTTGACTTTCGGGAAAAAACTCAAGCGTTAAAAAATGCTCATAGGCTCAAACATTCAGGCATTAGCTTACCCGAGGATTTCTCTGCTCACGTTCGATTGATCCGGAAAAAAATATGGGATGCAATGCAATCTCATCGTGACAGTGGCTCGAAGGTTCATTTGCGTTATGACCACGTGTTTATTGATAGCGTGCTGTACAACTGGGATGATGTTGAGAAAAGTTTGGTCAAAGATTCGAAATCAACGCCCCcggacactgctgctgctgctaatgctactgctgccaagccaCCCGCAGATTCTGACTGACGGGACACCGCCGCCAACCTTCGTGTTCTGAACATCAATGCCAGAAGTTTAGTAAACAAGCTTCCAAATTTTATCTCTTTAATCCTAACTCATTCGCCTGATGTCATTGCGGTCACCAAAACGTGGCTACATGACGGTATAATTGACTCTGAAATAACTCCTCCAGGTTTCGTTGTAATTAGGGCGGACAGGCAGCATGGGAAAGGAGGCGGTGTCGCTCTCTTCATTAAGTCTAGTCTGAAATTTGTTGAAATTTCGGTCCCTGTCGAAATAGAGTCAACTTGGTGCAAACTCTACGTAGGTAACAAATCATTTGTTATCGGTGCGGTGTATCGACCACCAGGCACTTCCGTAGACCACGTGCATTCTTTAAGTAATTTCTTGAATTCTCATCATATCAACAATCCAAATATAATTATCCTAGGAGACTTCAATCTTCCCGGAATTCAATGGCATACATTATTCATTACTGGTCAAGACATTGCAATCAGTAATGaacttgtcaatttttttttgtcatttggaTTAAAACAGATAGTTGATAAGTCCACGAGGTCTTCGGAAATACTGGATCTGGTGTTTTTAAGCTCTTCTCTTTTCGCGACGAATTTTACATGCGAAGTCGTCGAGGGGATATCCGATCATAACGCTGTTCTTGTTTCGATCCCATGTTCTATTCCTTCCTCAACCCTAACTTATTCAACATTTCCGGATTTCAGTAGAGCAGACGACGTGCCTATCCTGGATTTATTAAGTGACGCATTTGAACAGTTTCAGCACCTCAGCATATCATGTGACGCGAATTCTTTAGTAACATTCTTCGAGAACATTGTGAAGGTCTGTATTCAGCGTTTTGTTCCATTAAAAACTAAAAAGCAAAACCACAGTATGCCCTGGATAACAACAGACATACTGCATCTTTCTTGCCGTGTTGCCAGACTACGCGTTTCCAAGCGCAATGGTAACCCTGAACTTTTGCAACAGTTCAGCGACGCTAAAGAAGAACTCCGTGCCAAAGTTCACTCGGGAAAAGATTTTTACTACAGAAATTCCTTGCCGCAATTAATGAAACACAA comes from the Amblyomma americanum isolate KBUSLIRL-KWMA chromosome 1, ASM5285725v1, whole genome shotgun sequence genome and includes:
- the LOC144115170 gene encoding uncharacterized protein LOC144115170; translation: MDLKALKKPESLSLAKELGRQIAESKRKPEILEAIEAIGADNVELEEWRESIAEKEEERKRLEEEEKEELASTDDACSTSDQPAINEMLAELLAGQRKMAEDIADIKRFQQRVNSRFEALESRVFALESSSPTSNGDASDGAVQRQLNSLYEVVSKLASRNDELENRSRRNNLIFHGLDEEDEETNKALFIAVTKVFIDNLQLDCPKIERYHRLGRKQEGGPRPVIVKLLDFREKTQALKNAHRLKHSGISLPEDFSAHVRLIRKKIWDAMQSHRDSGSKVHLRYDHVFIDSVLYNWDDVEKSLVKDSKSTPPDTAAAANATAAKPPADSD